In one window of Photobacterium leiognathi DNA:
- a CDS encoding Rsd/AlgQ family anti-sigma factor — MLSKFEQVKKEWGGHNDVIDQWLMMRQQLLIDYCKLAGLSPTEAAKNRQLPTASQLTLFNEALVDYISAGHFKIYDSVMERWHQTGYSPTEEISALYAKITLTTDPLLNFHDRYHSIKDDDLLTHFDDDLSKVGELMEMRFGLEDKLIELISDSLSCPPGA, encoded by the coding sequence ATGCTTAGTAAATTCGAACAAGTCAAAAAAGAATGGGGCGGTCATAATGACGTCATTGATCAATGGCTGATGATGCGTCAACAACTGCTTATCGATTACTGTAAACTTGCAGGTCTTTCCCCAACCGAAGCGGCAAAAAACCGCCAACTTCCAACCGCATCTCAACTGACGTTATTTAATGAAGCCCTTGTTGATTACATTTCAGCAGGTCACTTCAAAATTTACGATAGCGTAATGGAACGCTGGCATCAAACAGGTTATTCACCTACCGAAGAAATTTCTGCACTCTACGCCAAAATTACCCTAACCACCGATCCACTACTCAATTTCCATGACCGATACCATTCAATAAAGGATGATGATCTGCTCACTCATTTTGATGATGATTTATCAAAAGTCGGTGAGCTCATGGAAATGCGCTTTGGGTTAGAAGATAAACTCATTGAGCTTATCAGCGATAGCTTATCCTGCCCACCAGGCGCGTAA
- the hemE gene encoding uroporphyrinogen decarboxylase, whose translation MSELKNDRYLRALLKQPVDHTPVWMMRQAGRYLPEYRETRSVAGDFMSLCKNAELASEVTLQPLKRFPLDAAILFSDILTIPDAMGLGLYFEVGEGPKFQRPIKCKADVEKIGLPDPEGELQYVMNAVRQIRHDLQGEVPLIGFSGSPWTLATYMVEGGSSKAFTKIKKMMYAEPQTLHLLLDKLADSVIEYLNAQIKAGAQAVMVFDTWGGVLTPRDYNEFSLRYMHKIVDGLIRENDGRRVPVTLFTKNGGMWLEQIAATGCDGVGLDWTIDIAEAKRRIGDKVALQGNMDPSILYAQPERIRQEVASILEGFGDAGTGHVFNLGHGIHLDVPPENAGVFVDAVHELSKPYHK comes from the coding sequence ATGAGCGAATTAAAGAATGACCGCTATCTACGTGCGTTGTTAAAGCAGCCTGTTGATCACACACCAGTATGGATGATGCGCCAAGCAGGTCGTTATCTACCAGAATACCGTGAAACACGTAGTGTTGCGGGTGACTTTATGTCGCTATGTAAGAATGCTGAGTTAGCAAGTGAAGTAACGCTACAGCCGCTTAAGCGCTTCCCGCTTGATGCCGCTATCTTGTTCTCAGATATCTTGACGATTCCTGATGCAATGGGTCTTGGCTTGTACTTTGAAGTCGGTGAAGGTCCTAAATTCCAACGTCCGATCAAGTGCAAAGCAGACGTTGAAAAGATCGGTTTACCTGATCCTGAAGGTGAACTGCAATACGTAATGAATGCAGTGCGTCAAATCCGTCATGATCTACAAGGTGAAGTGCCACTGATTGGTTTCTCTGGTAGCCCATGGACGTTGGCAACTTACATGGTTGAAGGTGGTAGCTCTAAGGCATTCACTAAGATCAAAAAGATGATGTACGCAGAGCCACAAACACTGCACTTATTGCTAGATAAGCTAGCAGATAGCGTTATCGAATACTTAAACGCACAGATCAAAGCAGGTGCACAGGCTGTGATGGTCTTTGATACTTGGGGCGGAGTATTAACGCCGCGTGATTACAACGAGTTCTCGCTACGTTACATGCATAAGATTGTTGATGGCTTAATTCGTGAAAACGATGGTCGTCGTGTGCCTGTGACGCTATTTACTAAAAATGGCGGCATGTGGCTTGAGCAAATCGCAGCAACAGGCTGTGATGGCGTAGGTCTAGACTGGACGATTGACATCGCGGAAGCGAAACGTCGTATCGGTGATAAAGTGGCTCTACAAGGTAACATGGATCCTTCTATCCTTTACGCACAACCTGAGCGTATTCGCCAAGAAGTTGCTTCTATCCTTGAAGGCTTTGGTGATGCAGGTACAGGCCATGTATTTAACCTAGGTCACGGTATCCACTTAGATGTACCGCCTGAGAATGCAGGTGTGTTTGTTGATGCCGTACATGAGCTATCTAAGCCGTACCACAAGTAA
- the nudC gene encoding NAD(+) diphosphatase: MLKNENLAYCCIIQNGKIWLENKALPLRDPAWCGEHALSCRVIGAFNEYPVYWLEAKADVPADNFYSLRELLNVDPMLFNLAGRALQLSYMLSQQGFCGCCGSKAELHSDQLAMQCQGCGAMDYPRVSPCIIVAVRKENQILLAQHPRHKTGMYTVIAGFVETDETLEQCVAREVLEETGIRVKNIQYFGSQPWAFPSNLMMGFIADYAGGEIKPDYEELTDAIWADAEHLPPLPPQGTIARRLIEHTLSVPATNL, from the coding sequence ATGTTAAAAAATGAGAATTTGGCATATTGCTGCATTATTCAGAATGGAAAGATCTGGCTCGAAAATAAGGCGCTACCATTGCGAGATCCTGCTTGGTGTGGTGAACATGCGTTATCGTGTCGAGTTATCGGGGCTTTTAATGAGTATCCTGTTTATTGGTTAGAGGCGAAAGCGGATGTTCCAGCTGATAACTTTTATAGTTTACGGGAATTACTCAATGTTGATCCGATGCTTTTTAATCTGGCAGGTCGTGCGTTGCAGTTATCTTACATGTTAAGCCAACAAGGCTTTTGTGGGTGTTGTGGCAGTAAGGCAGAGTTACACTCAGATCAATTAGCAATGCAATGCCAAGGCTGTGGCGCAATGGATTATCCTCGCGTATCGCCTTGTATTATTGTCGCGGTACGTAAAGAGAATCAGATCTTATTGGCGCAGCATCCTCGCCATAAAACCGGTATGTACACGGTGATTGCGGGCTTTGTTGAAACCGATGAAACCCTAGAGCAATGTGTTGCCCGTGAAGTGCTAGAAGAAACAGGCATTAGGGTTAAGAATATTCAGTATTTTGGTAGTCAGCCGTGGGCGTTTCCTTCTAACCTTATGATGGGCTTTATTGCTGACTATGCGGGTGGTGAGATTAAGCCCGATTATGAAGAGTTAACGGATGCAATATGGGCAGATGCGGAGCATTTACCGCCACTTCCGCCACAAGGGACGATAGCACGTCGATTAATCGAGCATACATTGTCGGTTCCAGCGACTAACCTGTAA
- a CDS encoding YjaG family protein codes for MLKNPIQLRLEKLEPWQHLTFMVSLCERMYPNYVFFCAETEFADSHKYRVILDSIWEILTVKNAKINFENQLEKLEDMVPSEDDFDIYAVSPAIDACVALADLLHAMLDRDLMMETVIKLSALSVETVANLEYAQTGIEITNDNQKENEAVCAEWDTQWAIFRALKEAETRDIELIKDLRAELRDEPVSNIGIEL; via the coding sequence ATGCTAAAAAATCCGATCCAGTTACGTTTAGAAAAATTAGAACCATGGCAGCACCTGACTTTTATGGTGTCTTTATGTGAACGCATGTATCCAAACTACGTGTTTTTCTGTGCAGAAACGGAGTTTGCGGATTCACATAAATATCGAGTGATCCTAGACAGTATTTGGGAAATCCTGACGGTTAAAAATGCCAAGATCAACTTTGAGAACCAACTAGAGAAACTAGAAGATATGGTTCCAAGTGAAGATGATTTTGATATTTATGCAGTAAGCCCTGCAATTGATGCATGTGTGGCATTGGCGGATCTTCTTCACGCAATGCTAGATCGTGATCTGATGATGGAAACAGTGATCAAATTAAGTGCGCTGTCGGTTGAGACTGTAGCGAACTTAGAATACGCGCAAACGGGTATTGAAATCACTAACGATAATCAAAAAGAAAATGAAGCGGTATGTGCAGAGTGGGATACCCAGTGGGCTATCTTCCGTGCATTAAAAGAAGCGGAAACACGCGATATTGAACTGATCAAAGACCTACGTGCTGAACTACGTGATGAACCAGTGAGTAACATTGGTATCGAGCTGTAA
- a CDS encoding D-2-hydroxyacid dehydrogenase, whose protein sequence is MIKVSVISKQQQRYTELLAQAQLPDLCLTEDPSQASVILADPPLIANQLHQLSQLKWLQSTFAGIDALIQPNLRQDYLLTNIKGCFGHLIGEYVIGQCLNHYRHFPQYQQQQQQAQWQPIPYLSLSAKTMVIIGTGSIGCTLATIASAFNCRVIGVNRSGKSPSNAFETIYPITELRDVLTNADIIVSTLPATPQTYDIFSSNIWSGCHQALFFNVGRGNTVIENDLIKALDANHLAHAYLDVFKQEPLPEDHLFWHHPKISITPHIAAESFPEQVVEIFKTNYLRFHQQQKLDYLIDFKDGY, encoded by the coding sequence ATGATCAAAGTTTCAGTAATATCTAAGCAACAACAACGTTATACCGAATTATTGGCACAAGCCCAGTTACCGGATCTTTGCTTAACCGAGGATCCTTCGCAAGCTAGCGTAATTCTAGCGGATCCTCCTTTGATCGCAAACCAGCTCCATCAATTATCCCAATTAAAATGGTTACAATCGACATTTGCAGGTATTGACGCTTTAATCCAACCAAACTTACGCCAAGATTATTTGCTCACCAACATTAAAGGCTGTTTTGGTCACTTGATTGGGGAATATGTGATTGGACAATGCCTTAACCACTATCGCCATTTCCCACAATACCAACAGCAACAACAGCAAGCGCAGTGGCAACCCATCCCATACCTGTCATTAAGCGCAAAAACCATGGTAATAATCGGCACAGGCAGTATCGGTTGCACCTTAGCAACTATCGCAAGTGCCTTTAACTGCCGCGTAATCGGGGTTAATCGTAGCGGTAAAAGCCCTTCTAATGCATTTGAAACCATTTACCCAATAACGGAGTTACGTGATGTACTAACGAATGCCGATATCATTGTTTCAACCTTGCCTGCTACCCCGCAAACCTACGATATTTTCAGCAGCAATATCTGGTCAGGGTGCCATCAAGCGCTCTTTTTCAATGTCGGTCGCGGAAATACGGTAATTGAAAACGATCTCATCAAAGCGCTTGATGCTAATCACTTAGCTCATGCCTATTTGGATGTATTCAAACAAGAACCACTCCCTGAAGATCATCTGTTTTGGCATCATCCAAAGATCAGCATCACGCCACATATTGCAGCAGAAAGCTTTCCAGAACAGGTCGTTGAGATATTTAAAACCAATTACCTACGCTTCCACCAGCAACAAAAGCTAGATTATCTTATTGATTTCAAAGATGGATATTAA
- the rpoC gene encoding DNA-directed RNA polymerase subunit beta', with product MKDLLKFLKAQHKTEEFDAIKIGLASPDMIRSWSFGEVKKPETINYRTFKPERDGLFCARIFGPVKDYECLCGKYKRLKHRGVICEKCGVEVTQTKVRRERMGHIELASPVAHIWFLKSLPSRIGLLMDMPLRDIERVLYFESYVVIEPGMTNLERSQLLSEEQYLDALEEWGDEFDAKMGAEAVKALLGNMDLSAEIENMREELEETNSETKRKKLTKRLKLVEAFLQSGNNPEWMILSVLPVLPPDLRPLVPLDGGRFATSDLNDLYRRVINRNNRLKRLLDLAAPDIIVRNEKRMLQESVDALLDNGRRGRAITGSNKRPLKSLADMIKGKQGRFRQNLLGKRVDYSGRSVITVGPYLRLHQCGLPKKMALELFKPFIYGKLETRGLATTIKAAKKMVEREEAVVWDILDEVIREHPVMLNRAPTLHRLGIQAFEPILIEGKAIQLHPLVCAAYNADFDGDQMAVHLPLTLEAQLEARALMMSTNNILSPASGDPIIVPSQDVVLGLYYMTREKINAKGEGMYLAGPAEAEKAYRTKMAELHARVKVRITEYVKDEQGNLVEKTELVDTTVGRAMLWPIVPKGLPYSLVNTEALGKKQISKLLNTCYRELGMKDTVIFADQIMYTGFAYAALSGVSVGIDDMVVPAAKYTKIAEAEAEVAEIQEQFQSGLVTAGERYNKVIDIWATANEQVAKAMMDNLSFDTVINRDGEEEQQKSFNSVYMMADSGARGSAAQIRQLAGMRGLMAKPDGSIIETPITANFREGLNVLQYFISTHGARKGLADTALKTANSGYLTRRLVDVAQDVVITTDDCGTHAGITMMPLIEGGDVKEQLGDRVLGRVVAEDVLKPGTEEVLAPRNTLLDEKWCEILEANSVDQVKVRSVVTCENDFGCCKFCYGRDLARGHLVNSGEAVGVVAAQSIGEPGTQLTMRTFHIGGAASAAAADNSVVVKTTGSMKLHNAKFVTNNAGKLVVTSRAAELTIIDEFGRTKENYKLSYGTILNKGDGAEVVAGETVANWEAHTMPIITEVAGRIQFVDMIDGVTVSRQTDDLTGLSSSEVTDAAARPAAGKDMRPAIKLVDEDGNDVMIPGTEMPAQYFLPGKAIVQLDDGAMVGIGDTLARIPQKSGGNKDITGGLPRVADLFEARKPKEPAILAEITGTVSFGKETKGKRRLIITPAEGQPYEEMILKHRQLNVFEGEKVEKGDVIADGPETPHDILRLRGVHAVAEYIVNEVQEVYRLQGVKINDKHIETIVRQMLRKVTITAAGDSEFLEGEQVEFSRVTIANRQLEAEGKTPASYSRDLLGITKASLATESFISAASFQETTRVLTEAAVSGKRDDLRGLKENVIVGRLIPAGTGFSYHQRRQQQRDVELEPVAPQVDAEQASQDLAALLNAGLNDEN from the coding sequence GTGAAAGACTTACTTAAGTTTCTGAAAGCACAACATAAGACCGAAGAATTTGATGCAATCAAAATCGGTCTAGCTTCACCTGACATGATCCGTTCATGGTCTTTTGGTGAAGTTAAGAAGCCAGAAACAATCAACTATCGTACCTTCAAGCCTGAGCGTGACGGTCTTTTCTGTGCACGTATCTTTGGCCCGGTAAAAGACTACGAGTGTCTTTGTGGCAAGTACAAGCGCCTGAAGCACCGTGGTGTTATCTGTGAAAAATGTGGTGTTGAAGTTACTCAGACTAAAGTACGCCGTGAGCGTATGGGTCACATTGAGCTTGCTTCACCTGTTGCTCACATCTGGTTCTTAAAGTCACTGCCATCTCGTATCGGTCTGTTAATGGACATGCCTCTACGTGATATCGAGCGTGTACTTTACTTCGAATCATATGTAGTAATCGAACCAGGTATGACCAACCTTGAGCGTAGCCAGCTGCTTTCTGAAGAGCAGTACTTGGATGCACTTGAAGAGTGGGGCGATGAGTTCGACGCTAAGATGGGCGCAGAAGCGGTTAAAGCACTTTTAGGTAACATGGACCTAAGCGCTGAAATCGAAAACATGCGTGAAGAGTTAGAAGAAACTAACTCTGAAACTAAGCGTAAGAAGCTAACTAAGCGTCTTAAGCTAGTTGAAGCTTTCCTACAGTCAGGTAACAACCCAGAGTGGATGATCCTGTCTGTACTGCCAGTTCTACCGCCGGATCTACGTCCGTTGGTACCACTAGACGGCGGCCGTTTCGCGACTTCAGATCTGAACGATCTTTACCGTCGTGTAATCAACCGTAACAACCGTCTGAAGCGTCTTTTAGACCTGGCTGCTCCTGATATCATCGTACGTAACGAAAAGCGTATGCTTCAGGAATCTGTTGATGCATTACTAGATAACGGTCGTCGTGGCCGCGCTATCACTGGCTCTAACAAGCGTCCTCTGAAATCTCTTGCTGATATGATCAAGGGTAAACAAGGTCGTTTCCGTCAGAACCTTCTTGGTAAGCGTGTAGACTACTCAGGTCGTTCTGTTATCACAGTAGGTCCATACCTACGTCTGCATCAGTGTGGTCTTCCTAAGAAGATGGCACTAGAGCTATTTAAGCCATTCATCTACGGTAAGCTAGAGACTCGTGGTCTTGCGACGACAATCAAAGCTGCTAAGAAGATGGTTGAGCGTGAAGAAGCAGTAGTTTGGGATATCCTAGACGAAGTTATTCGCGAACACCCAGTAATGCTTAACCGTGCACCAACACTGCACCGTCTAGGTATTCAGGCGTTTGAACCAATCCTAATCGAAGGTAAAGCGATTCAGCTTCACCCACTTGTGTGTGCGGCATACAACGCCGACTTCGATGGTGACCAGATGGCGGTTCACTTGCCGTTGACTCTTGAAGCACAGCTAGAAGCACGTGCGCTTATGATGTCAACAAACAACATCCTTTCACCTGCATCAGGTGATCCGATCATCGTACCTTCTCAGGACGTTGTATTGGGTCTTTACTACATGACGCGTGAGAAAATCAACGCGAAAGGTGAAGGCATGTACCTTGCTGGACCAGCTGAAGCTGAGAAAGCATACCGTACTAAGATGGCAGAGCTTCACGCTCGCGTTAAAGTACGTATTACAGAATACGTGAAAGACGAGCAGGGTAACTTAGTTGAGAAAACTGAACTAGTTGATACTACTGTTGGTCGTGCAATGCTATGGCCTATCGTACCGAAAGGTCTGCCATACAGCCTTGTGAACACTGAAGCACTAGGTAAGAAGCAAATTTCTAAGCTTCTTAACACTTGTTACCGTGAATTGGGCATGAAAGATACTGTTATCTTCGCTGACCAAATCATGTACACAGGTTTTGCTTACGCTGCACTTTCTGGTGTATCTGTTGGTATCGACGATATGGTTGTACCTGCAGCTAAGTACACTAAGATCGCAGAAGCTGAAGCTGAAGTTGCTGAAATTCAAGAGCAGTTCCAGTCAGGTCTTGTAACTGCTGGTGAACGTTACAACAAAGTTATCGATATCTGGGCGACAGCGAACGAACAAGTTGCTAAAGCGATGATGGATAACCTGTCTTTTGACACTGTTATTAACCGTGACGGTGAAGAAGAGCAGCAAAAATCGTTCAACAGCGTATACATGATGGCCGACTCTGGTGCTCGTGGTTCTGCAGCTCAGATTCGTCAGCTTGCTGGTATGCGTGGTCTGATGGCTAAGCCGGATGGCTCAATCATCGAAACACCGATCACAGCGAACTTCCGTGAAGGTCTAAACGTACTTCAGTACTTTATCTCTACTCACGGTGCTCGTAAGGGTCTTGCGGATACCGCACTTAAGACAGCGAACTCAGGTTACCTGACTCGTCGTCTAGTAGACGTTGCTCAAGACGTTGTTATTACAACTGATGACTGTGGCACTCACGCTGGTATCACTATGATGCCTCTAATCGAGGGTGGTGATGTTAAAGAGCAACTAGGTGACCGCGTACTTGGTCGTGTTGTTGCTGAAGACGTTCTAAAACCTGGTACAGAAGAAGTTCTAGCACCTCGTAACACGCTTCTTGATGAGAAGTGGTGTGAGATCCTAGAAGCGAACTCTGTAGACCAAGTTAAAGTACGTTCTGTTGTAACGTGTGAGAATGACTTCGGTTGTTGTAAGTTCTGTTACGGTCGTGACCTTGCTCGCGGTCACTTGGTTAACTCTGGTGAAGCAGTGGGTGTTGTTGCTGCTCAGTCAATCGGTGAACCAGGTACACAGCTTACAATGCGTACGTTCCACATCGGTGGTGCGGCATCAGCAGCGGCAGCAGACAATAGCGTTGTAGTGAAAACTACAGGTTCTATGAAGCTGCACAATGCTAAGTTCGTAACCAACAACGCAGGTAAGCTTGTAGTAACATCACGTGCTGCTGAATTAACCATCATTGATGAGTTCGGTCGTACGAAAGAGAACTACAAACTGTCTTACGGTACAATCCTGAACAAGGGTGACGGTGCAGAAGTTGTTGCTGGTGAAACAGTAGCAAACTGGGAAGCGCACACCATGCCAATCATCACTGAAGTGGCAGGTCGCATCCAGTTCGTTGACATGATCGACGGCGTAACAGTTTCTCGTCAAACAGATGACCTAACTGGTCTATCTTCAAGCGAAGTAACTGATGCAGCAGCTCGTCCAGCAGCAGGTAAAGATATGCGTCCAGCTATCAAACTTGTTGATGAAGATGGTAACGATGTAATGATCCCTGGTACTGAAATGCCAGCTCAATACTTCCTACCAGGTAAGGCGATTGTTCAGCTTGACGACGGCGCTATGGTTGGTATCGGTGATACGCTTGCACGTATCCCACAAAAATCTGGCGGTAACAAGGATATCACGGGTGGTCTACCACGCGTTGCTGACTTGTTCGAAGCTCGTAAGCCTAAAGAGCCTGCGATCCTTGCTGAAATTACAGGTACTGTATCTTTCGGTAAAGAGACTAAAGGTAAGCGTCGTTTGATCATCACTCCAGCTGAAGGTCAACCGTACGAAGAGATGATCCTGAAACACCGTCAGCTTAACGTTTTCGAAGGCGAAAAAGTTGAGAAGGGCGATGTGATTGCAGATGGTCCAGAAACTCCACACGATATTCTACGTCTACGTGGCGTACACGCAGTAGCAGAATACATCGTGAACGAGGTTCAGGAAGTTTACCGTCTACAAGGCGTTAAGATTAACGATAAGCACATTGAAACTATCGTTCGTCAGATGCTACGTAAGGTAACTATCACTGCTGCAGGTGATTCTGAGTTCCTAGAAGGCGAGCAAGTTGAATTCTCTCGCGTAACGATTGCTAACCGTCAGCTTGAAGCTGAAGGTAAGACACCTGCAAGTTACTCTCGTGACTTACTAGGTATCACTAAAGCATCGCTTGCGACTGAGTCATTCATCTCAGCAGCATCGTTCCAGGAAACAACGCGCGTACTAACAGAAGCAGCTGTTTCTGGTAAGCGTGATGACCTACGTGGTCTGAAAGAAAACGTAATCGTGGGTCGTCTGATCCCAGCGGGTACTGGTTTCTCTTACCACCAACGTCGTCAACAGCAGCGTGACGTTGAGCTTGAGCCTGTAGCACCACAAGTGGATGCAGAGCAAGCTTCTCAAGATCTTGCAGCGCTACTAAACGCAGGTCTTAACGACGAGAATTAA
- a CDS encoding uracil-DNA glycosylase family protein, which yields MTQFDNLRDLIKRCEICKDHLEPRPVIQFSPNAKLLLIGQAPGLKVHQTGIPFNDPSGDRLRQWLELDKDTFYNPEHIAIMPMGLCYPGKGKTGDLPPRPECAPQWHQSVLDLMPNIGMTLLIGQYAQNYYLPNKPKTLTETVQHWQQWAPRYIPLPHPSPRNAIWLKKNPWFEADVVPYIRQYVHQHLAANN from the coding sequence ATGACACAATTTGATAACTTACGAGATCTCATTAAACGCTGCGAGATCTGCAAAGATCACCTTGAGCCGCGCCCAGTGATTCAATTTAGCCCAAATGCCAAGCTATTGCTTATCGGGCAAGCACCGGGATTAAAAGTTCATCAAACAGGGATCCCATTTAATGATCCTAGCGGTGATCGCCTGCGCCAGTGGCTAGAGCTGGATAAAGATACCTTTTATAACCCAGAGCACATTGCCATCATGCCGATGGGATTGTGTTATCCAGGAAAAGGCAAAACAGGGGATTTACCACCTCGTCCAGAGTGCGCACCGCAATGGCACCAGTCTGTACTCGATCTCATGCCAAATATAGGAATGACGTTACTGATCGGGCAATATGCACAAAACTATTACTTACCCAATAAGCCAAAAACGCTCACAGAAACCGTACAACACTGGCAGCAATGGGCACCACGTTATATTCCGTTGCCTCACCCATCACCTCGCAATGCAATTTGGCTTAAAAAGAATCCGTGGTTTGAAGCTGATGTCGTCCCTTATATTCGCCAATACGTCCACCAGCATTTAGCCGCCAACAATTAA
- the brnQ gene encoding branched-chain amino acid transport system II carrier protein, with the protein MLSARNIAALGFMTFAMYLGAGNLIFPPFLGYQAGDNFLSGMMGFLLTGVGLPAIALVIVAWVRGSDNLTAALPKPLATSFWVMLFIVIGPAFIIPRTITVAYQFSLAPFMGDAGLIPFSIAFCAIAILFSLYPGKLVDTLGKWLTLVLLTILGVMAVTALLSPSGYVTESTGAYVKGAMAEGLTQGYMTMDALGSIGFGWVIFRAIEGMGVKEPKAIAKYTLIAALMYSSAMALVYLSLAYIGVTSADLGLNFANGGEILTAFTNHHFGMFGTLLLGVVLVLACLTTAIGVTTAGSEFYSRTFKPVTYRKSVIVILVLSGIIANVGLSQLLKVTLPVVVALHPIAIALLLIAPLRHQLSQNMVLATLAVALVFGCIDATHILEAMPAHIDQVLETNLPLYHYYAGWILPTVMTLVVGLVMHRATAGRRTLAKEC; encoded by the coding sequence ATGTTAAGTGCACGCAATATAGCCGCCTTAGGCTTTATGACCTTCGCCATGTATTTGGGCGCAGGTAACCTAATTTTCCCTCCCTTTTTAGGGTATCAAGCGGGCGATAATTTCCTAAGTGGCATGATGGGCTTTTTGCTCACAGGTGTCGGTTTACCTGCGATTGCACTGGTGATTGTTGCTTGGGTAAGAGGCTCTGATAATTTAACCGCAGCACTACCTAAACCATTGGCGACAAGCTTTTGGGTAATGTTATTCATCGTAATAGGTCCTGCGTTTATTATTCCGCGTACCATTACCGTGGCATACCAGTTTAGCTTGGCACCTTTTATGGGCGATGCAGGTCTTATTCCTTTCTCTATCGCTTTTTGTGCTATTGCCATTTTATTCTCGCTTTACCCAGGTAAGCTGGTGGACACTTTAGGTAAATGGCTAACACTGGTATTGCTAACGATTCTAGGTGTGATGGCAGTAACGGCGCTGTTATCCCCATCGGGCTATGTGACAGAGTCGACAGGCGCTTATGTGAAAGGCGCAATGGCGGAAGGGCTAACACAAGGCTACATGACCATGGATGCACTTGGCTCGATTGGCTTTGGTTGGGTGATTTTCCGTGCCATTGAAGGAATGGGCGTTAAAGAGCCAAAAGCGATTGCCAAATACACCTTAATTGCAGCATTAATGTATTCAAGTGCAATGGCGTTAGTGTATTTATCACTGGCTTATATTGGCGTAACCAGTGCCGATCTGGGTTTGAATTTCGCTAACGGTGGCGAGATCTTAACGGCGTTCACTAATCACCACTTTGGTATGTTTGGCACGTTATTATTAGGTGTTGTTTTAGTGCTGGCGTGTTTAACAACCGCCATTGGTGTTACAACGGCTGGCAGTGAGTTCTACAGCCGTACGTTTAAGCCAGTGACTTACCGAAAAAGCGTGATTGTGATTTTGGTGCTATCAGGCATTATTGCCAATGTTGGCTTATCACAGCTATTGAAAGTGACTTTGCCTGTGGTTGTGGCATTACATCCAATTGCGATTGCTTTATTGTTGATTGCACCGCTACGCCATCAGTTATCACAAAATATGGTATTAGCAACGCTAGCGGTTGCATTGGTGTTTGGCTGTATCGATGCGACGCATATTCTTGAAGCGATGCCAGCGCATATTGATCAGGTATTAGAGACTAACTTACCTCTATACCATTACTATGCGGGTTGGATTTTACCGACAGTGATGACGCTGGTGGTTGGGCTGGTGATGCATCGTGCTACTGCAGGACGTCGAACGCTTGCCAAAGAGTGTTAA